In Carassius carassius chromosome 2, fCarCar2.1, whole genome shotgun sequence, the DNA window GTGTGTTTTATTAAATCACTGAAATTGATGTCCTACTGTGAGAACTGTATGTGATGCACACAAGCTCATGGGAATTTTTTCCATCACTCATTTGATTTTTGTCATACAGACAGTGTTGGCGAATAAATGTACAATTTATGTTCAGCAAAACATGTAATAAGTAGCAGACACACCTGTGGCGTTCTGAGAATAGGTTTGAGGATAATGCCTTTCTTGATCCTTTCCATCATTTCATCCACAGCTCTTGACTTCACATCCTCCGTAATTGCGGGATCTGTGAGAAAATGAGCACAGTATTCATTGAGGATGGAAGAGCAGCGCTTGTTGTCttttaaattattgtattgtTTCTTTCTGTCAGCTGTTGATTCATCCTTTCACATAGTACGGATGTAAGGTATGACTGTCTTACTTGCAGTTTGAGTGGTGTTGTTTCCTCCCTTCTTTCTGTTCCTCAAAGCCGTTAATGGGCTAAAAATACAATGGATCTGCTTTTGATAAAGTTTTGGAGATGCTTCCAGTAATGTATTTTATGGttgaaattaacataaaaataagGTGTTGAAGACTTACTCAGTGACAGCTGAAGAtgaaggaggaggtggtggaggtggtggaggaggaggaggaggtggtggtggtggtggtggcggTGGCGGTAACAATGATGGAGGATCAGCTGAATTTTCGTTTGTCTCATTCAACTGGTTAGATTGGTTAGATTGGATGGAAGAAAGTTGCTCCATCTCTCTCTGTTTATTCTTGAGCAGCTTGACTAATTGCaaaataaacaagtaaaaatgTCTACTATTACTCCCCGGTGGGAACATTCAATTGCTTAGCAATGGCTCTTTCAAAGCTCTGAAGACATAACCGAGGTCTCAAGCATGTCTAATGTAGGCATCAGCTTATTTTACTCAAATTGTCTCTGGTTTCTCCTAAAACTTTGTGAGAAATGAATACGAGTCCATATTGAGACTTTGATTGCAGACTTTATTATTTAGGCCAATCTGAGTTGGAGACATTGTTGAAATCTCTTTTGAAGAGGGACATATGTGAGATCTTTTCCCTAGAGAAAAATCTGAGAATTCAGTCTCCACCTGCCCTACATTTCAACTCATCATCTTAGTGAAACAGCTGAGATCTCATGTGCGTTTTGTCTTTCCATTAAGGGTTCTCTCAAGAAATATAAGGTCCTAACACTTTTTCAGCATCATAATATAGATAACTTTGCAGATAAGACTTACTTTCCTCCTGAAGTGCATTAACAGATTGTTGCGAGTCTTTCAGCTGAATCTCAATCTCGCTCTTCTCTTTCTCGCTGATCTCCAGCTTTGTTCTTACTGCGGCCAGATCGGACAGAGAGTTGAGATCCTGAGCCGCTGTCTGAGAAATCTGTATAGACGGATACAATTAAAGCTAATTCAAATATCACATGACACTGGTTGATGTTTTAGGATAGTTTCAATTGAAAATCCACAAGCTACCTCCACACAAAAAAgtaattattcaattattataataattatttaagtgCAAATAAAAAACTTGGTACAAGTatagtgtaaataaaaaaaaaaatcaattatttaaagTGGTTTTTCACGGCTTTTATTTATACGTACAAGAAATGAAGTAAATAACTGGGGAAAACTGGATTGGGAATCGATGCAATGGTTTGCCAACCACATCAGCATCACAACTCCACATCTCTGATATGAACACCTGTATACATTGACACACTCACCTGGTTTTGGTAACAGAGTCGTATCTCTTCCAGAGCTTTACTGATTTCAGTCACTTGACTTAGAGCCTGTTTTAGTTGTTTCTCAGTCTCTGCGTTCTGAATCTGTCTCTGGATTTCCTGCTGTTTCACCAGCATCTGTAAGGAAAAACCAATCTTGATCaatcagtctatctatctatctatctatctatctatctatctatctatctatccatccatccatccatccatccatccatcaccaTGCCAAACCTCAAATCTCTCTTCAAATTTTCACACTTACACTACAGAAGGTCTAAACATCCTTCAGACTCATTTTTATACGTCAACATCCAAATTTCATTTCAAAGACctttccagcattttattttatttgttgagcTCAGTGGGCATGTTAATTATTCATGTGAATTATCAGAAAGTTTTCATTCAGCACAAAACCTcaacagaatcagttcagtttgGGAAACCAAAAATCATCCATTATCTCCCTGAAATTGTAGATAACAAGAAGCGTACTTGTTGAAAAGCAGAAATGGCGATCAGGAAAGGGAAGTGGAAGTTCGTCATGTGTTggactgtttggactctcacttCTCATCTCCATTCACTGCCCTTTCGTTCAGCTCGCAAGAAGAGCAGACCTAAACCACCAAGTGTGACCCCTGTGGAGGTGCAATTACAAGGAAAAGTGCATGTGCTTGGCGAGTAAACGGACGCATCTCTTTGTGCGATGACGGCCTGTATTTTCTCCCTTTCGAATTAGTCCGTCATTAGGCTCTCTAtgatgggaaaaaaaaacactgaacgtGATAAAGATGAATGtgttttcaaaacacaaatggaAGGAGTGGCGATAAAGAATGTCATTCAAGCTGTGTGGTGTGTGGCCGCACATTCAGAATGAGTTTGAGTGGTGCGCAAACCGTCGGGGTCCCTTTCACAGGTGAAGGCCCCCTGTTGGGACCCCATTATGTCTGTGTCTGCAAATGGGGAACAATATACACAAAGCTGACAAAAGAGATGTCGGATAGGAAGTGTCTAACAAGGACAGGGGTTTAAAGAGCTGCCGAATTTCAAACTGCTATCTTGATGGGTGCTAATTAACGCAGGAAGAGACGAGGGATGCAAAGACAGATGCCACCTTTATGCGGAGATGCTCATTTAGACTGAATGAACACTAAATGGACTAGTATTAACAGAGCCAGCTGGACTGGAATGGTCAAAGAGTGTGTGCTATCCCAATCCAGTGTTTTCTCTTCTTTGTTTCGTGTTTGTTTCATTAATGAAGGTTCAACCAAGGTTCAAGACAACCCACTACATCCATTCTACTCTCTATTGATTCAGATATTGACATGTTGTCTGCCAGGGCATGTAGGCCTTTGGGCGAGAAGTGTGTTTTTATGTCCAGATTAACTAAACTGTTAGGTAGGCTAACTATCAAACGATTATGTATCATATGTTTCTTgcatttttaacaatttgtttaattATGAGTTTATTTCCTTATGCTtctgttataattatttttattttttaacatgtataAATAAAGCACACTTTGAATTCCAATTTGAAATGTTCTATACAGATAAAGTTGTTCTGACTCAAAAAAAGTCACTTTTTTTCACCAAACTTTGTGGCAAAATCCAGTCAATCGTGTGATCAGAGGAGTTTTGCTAGTGTTGGCCCCTTTAAATTGTTATTTAGTAACCAGAAGTATGTCGAgcctttgattgattgattgaataatttgatataataatttattacaataaattatacatatatatatgaaatgcccGCTTTTGAAAGATCCAATTCAAACACACTTCCGCGGCGCATGAGCGTCAGTTGAGGTTAAATAAGAGTCCAACGTTTTTCCGGAAAGTGGTTTCCGCTCCATTTTCACTAACAGACACAAATAAAGCTGTTATCGCCTCGAAAGCGGTTATCACTGAGAATTTGTTACAAACTTTATCATCAAGAAACTTAAAGTAGCCTACATGAGGAAAAGGGTTCGTATTTACATCTGGATGGAAATGAAGCTACGCGGAATTGAACCCAAAGACCAAAGTAGGCTATATAACTTACTAAATTTAAATTTTGTAAGATTTGCCGAATAGACAGTTTTAATTTGTCTGTCACTGCTTCTGGATTGTGGAATTGACAGACGTCCGTCAACGGGTGAGTAACATTATTTGCGCTATTGTTGTTTGCTGCTTTATGAAAGCCAAAttggtaaaataatgtttttataacgTATTTTCAGTCAACGCGGTAAACAAAAGGCGACAGACCACATGTCAAAACGTTAAAGGTAAGGCTTCAAGTCGAGACGTGTCACAGTCCAACGTTTGCGTAATATCTTGTCTGTTAAACATGCAGATGTTTGCTTCTCCACTTTTAATATCCCATGAGCCTCTGTGAGGTTTGCGGTTGCTTGAAAGAATCAAATGGCTTCTCAAAGGGCATTTGAAAAGGAGTAAATTCATTCAACGAAACGAAAAGCGTTCGTTTTTTAACCAATGGTGTggcgttttgtcttttttctgtgttttgctACCTTGTTAGTTTTTACTGTGCACTTTGTTTATGATAAAGAATCAACAGTTTAAATGGCAGATCtgcaaatatagtttttttttttacattttattttcatgctcAAATGAGTTGTTGACTACTGTCTTCATAATTTACAACTGAACTGCATGAAAAAATTGCACTCACTACTTCTGACAACTGTGATGGTttgatgttaatatatatatatatatatatatatatatatatatatatatatatatatatatatatatatatattatatggaaGTGTTCATCGAGTTTGTACAGTGTGATCATGATAGATTTGTATGGAAACGCATGATTATTGGAAAAAAAGCAAGCACAAAGGTCCACCCCTAGCATCAGTAGGGATGTAAGCAGATTGTAAGAAAATTTAAGAATAGGATCCTTGCCTGAGATTGTGTTGGACCTCGTATGTCAGAGCGTCCTAAACTTGTACATGCTCAAACCATTAACTTTTATGGCTGTGTTCATACATAACACAGAACTTTTCACAAGTAAGAAAACTTGAGCTGCAGCTGATTTGCTGGCATTTTGGCaactaaacaaaaaagaaattgtaATTTATAGATGAGGGGTATACTGTATGTGACAAAGCACCCATTCAATGACTGAAGTAAGAAGTTTTTGCAGCTTTATTTATCTAAAATCTGTTGTCATTTTTTGAAGTTTTGCCaaattatatattcattatttgAGATTTTTACATCTGTAATTCAAAGAGTACCTGGTGTGCAAAAACTTCAGCATGCTGCCTTAGTCCTTGCTCTATTTCAAGTTTCTGAGACATCTCTGTAAACTCTTCTGTAACCAGCTGGGACACTGGGGTATGAACACACAGAGAAACTGCCATCAACCTGTTGTTCTGTAGGTGCTCATTAATGGTGAAATATATTCGGCTAACTCACCTCTCTTCATTTTATTCACAGTCCTGCTCTGCTTACTGAACTTCCTCAGAAGGGCCTCTTTCTCGCCGACCTCCAACACCAACTTAAGAATAAAATAAGAGTTTGAAGTTTCTTGAATTCAGTGTCTTAGAATTTCAACCCACATATAAATGAAAGTAGGGCATTGACGAGACCCATAAAGATACCTAAATTAAAGTAACATTGGTAACATAGTTTCCATTGCAATTTTGGGGCtaattgttaattgttttctcAGACATTTCTGACCACATGCAGGCACCTGGCCATTATACCTTGTCCTTCAAATCTTCCTTCTCTTTCTTAAGAAGCTCCACCTGTGCAGTGAGTTGAATTTTTTCCCCGAGTAACCGGTCTACAGATGACTGAAGTTCTGTACAAACACATTGGAGATTtttaactgtttaactgtttCTATTCTTAGACAAGTTTATGCATATTTCAACTGCTTTTGAGGCTTGTTAAATATAGAAATTAGAATACCTCTAATTTGATTCTGACTCATGAGAAGTGGATCTTCACCGCTCTCTTCCTCAGAGACCAGCTCAGAGCTGGGATCAGCCTCGGGGTCCAGGTTCAGGATGGAGAAGTTTTCTGGCATTTCTGGAATCAGGGGAAGTATAGCCTGGCTTTGCCTCTTTAATACCTTGAAATCTTTATTCACCTGTGGGTTCAAAAGTGTTACCATGTTAAGCATCAAAATCCCTTGCCCCTTTATTTATTAATCCAATAAGAACAATATACTATACAATTTATAATGGTGAATGGCGAGTGACTAAATTTGGGAAAAATGTACActgcctcaggccatccaaaaatgagtttgtttattcatgggaacagatttggagaaacatagcattgcatcacttgctcaccagtggatccatttggagtgaatgggtgccgtcagaatgagagtttataaaagctgataaaaacatcacaaaaatccacacaactccagtccatcatttaacgTTTTGTGAAGCCAAAAGATGTGTGTTTGTATTAAACAAATCGATCAAGAAATTGTAAACTTCAAACCACTGCTTCCGGGTAAAATACGAGTCCCCTATCAATAAAAAAGCCAAAGCAGTtctaaaacaaatgtgtgtggatttaattatttaaaaaaaataaaaattaaatctttttttttctcaacatgttaactgatggactggagtggtatggATTTCTTATATGGATTTTGTgggtaattgtgatgtttttatcagcttttataaactctcattctgacggcacccattccctgcaatggatccattggtgagcaaatgttgtaatgctaaatttctttaaatctgttctgacaaagaaacaaactcatgtacaTCTTAGATTGCATAagggtgaatatattttttttagcaaattttaatttttgagttaACTATTAACTAGTTTGGAGAACATCATAGCTTGTAATTAATATAGGGGATGTGAAATAATCAGCAAAGCCGTTAGATTTGTGAGAAAAGGGAAGTGTGGCTACCTTCAGTGCAAAGGCCTCTGCGGTCTCCCGGCATGATCGCTCAATCTGAAACTGCATCTCTAACACATCCAGCTCCTTGAGCAGTTGAGCAGAGGCTGCAAGTAGTTATATAAATCAAATTGACACATTTTCAGTGACACTTAGTAGTTATGGCAAGGTGATAGTTAGTTCAATAACAGTTAAGTTCTCAGAATATCTTCCATTGTGAGACTACTGTTTTTCCTTCTGTAGATGAGTtgaaatataaggatattgccaAAACACTCCCGCAGATATCTCACCCTCCTCCATCCTTGACAACTTTTCATTCGCCTCATCTCGCTCTTTCTCCAGAATGTCACACTGTATAACAGATTATACAATgacaaatagttattttaatacttaaatCCATTACTGAAATATTGAGCAAAACACTTAAGCAAGTATTCAAGTGTTTGTGGACAATTATTGCATACTAGCATAACAGGACAGAAAATTAACCATTATGTGCAACTTTATATTGTATTTAAGACTCTCACAGTTGAAAATGTATTTCCCGCAATTGTGATATCAGTTATTTAGCCATTGCATCTTGTAGCTGTAACAAGAAGGGGCCTCCAAAGAGGCTGGTTTTATTTGCTTCCACAATGCTTTTGAAACTtctataatttacagtaagaatTTCGTACACAGCTAATTTTCTGCATTAGCCGATGACCAAAACGTGTGGCATACAGAAGATCGCACTGTGTAGAATATCATATCCCATAATGCATTCTTATCAACATTGACTTAAGCATGCAACAATGTCATTTGACATTAACGTAGTATACTGctgtttaaaacatttatcattgcatgttaaatgttgttttacatacttttttttttaatagtgtacACTAAAAGTGTGAACACAGCCACTCTCGGATTTAAGCAGAAATTACCTCAATGTCTCTTTCATCTTCTGAAGACAGGATGTTCTCCTCTTCAACATCTAAGAGGCAACAGATGAAGTTTTCACACTGTTCATCTGTTTCATACACTATATTTACAGTATTAGTAAAAGGCAACCCTTTTGTTCTGTAAGTAAAGTAATTACATCACTGTGTTAGGATCACTGGACTGACTAGCtgacttttatcaaacatattttattaccCAGCTCATCCAATAGACTAAAAATCTATTTTGAGAGTTTAGAATGTTTAGGCAATTTTTAAAGTGAGAAATAGTGAATGTATCCAACCTGAAATTCTTTCGTCTGCTTCAAGATTCCACATTATTTCTCAAGCTTCTTTTTCACGTCTGATCTTCTAGATCCttctgtgtttctgtgtctgtCACTCTGTGTTTGACCATGCAGTCAGGAGGAAGAACTGAAACTAACTTTAGTGTACTCCTCTGCTTTTACTTCTTCCCATTTTATTACGTAAATTGATACAAAAGTCCATTCTGCTTTGCCCTTTATGGTTAACAGAGTCAACAATGGCTATTTAGAAAGGATATGATAAAGTAACAATCATCTTTTGTCTGTAGATGTCCTCGACCCTTGGTGAACCTTGGAGCCTTGGTTTAAGGAccgtgcaattttttttaaaacaaaatacatttatgcatttagatgATTATTTGGCTTTTGCACTTGCAATTTCTCGAAATGGGTGCATTTTACAGTGTAGAACTGATTGTTTGAATGAAGCTGCAAAAAACTGATTAAAGAATTCAGTTGCAATGCAAAGAGTGACTAATTCATGCCATTACCATTGCTTCCGTTACACCTTTAGACCGGAGACTTGGAGAAGATGTGTGAAAAACTTtcctaactgctccccgggcgccgcagcaaaaatggctgcccactgctccgggtgtgtgttcagggtttgtgtgtgttcactgctgtgtttgtgtgcactttggatgggttaaatgcagagcatgaattctgagtattggtcaccatacttggctgaatgtcacatcactttcactataTTTTCTCTCACATATAAAGAACACATTTGTCTTCTATTTTGGAATGTGTTGATAGTTTCATGGTGGAGCTGTTTTATATCTGTACAATACCTAAATGGGATTGCATATTGGATAATTTTAAATTCAGCAGTTCCTCTGTTCATCATATACTTTGTTCCGAAGCAAAAGCAAAATCCGTATTCTTTTGATAATCTGttccataaaaatatatatatatatatatatatatatatatatattagtcaaaCATTGTGACCTTGAAAGTCCAAGCCAATATGAATGCAAAGGGCAGCAAGAGAAGTCGATGCAGTCTGACTTGTAACATTAAAACTGAGCTTATTCAGTTAGTTTGGTCTTAGAATTATGCTAAATCTAAAAGATAATCAAAAGCTTGCCTACACATTCAGTGTGTCTTGTGAATACCAAAAGTACATCTAGATATCAACCTTCTACGCACACCTTGACAGAATCTAGTAAATtctttagtttactcgccagactgatatattattttatatacagtatgattTCACCAaatcagcttatctttgtaaaattacacagcttcttaaatcttagcttctATTATGATTTTATGATAATTAAGCACTATTTAATCTTAGAACTATAGTAattagaactaaaacttggtaaccatTTATGAATGAATATTTGTTAATCTAAAGGCACAATAAACACTTTTCACAGTGATGTCAGCTAACTTCCACTTTCCTGCACATTTGTATTATCTGTACTTCCGTTATATCTTTAGACCAGAGACTTGGAGAAAATGTGTGAAAAACTTTAGGCGTTAGTTAAGAGTTAAGACTAATAATGTGAATGATTCGGGTGCAAagatttttatatactttttttttttttgcatttaatttagaTGGGTGGCTTGCTTGCCGCAACTGCTTGCTTTCAAATTTGTATGACAACGATTATGTGTCTACACAAAATACATACTTGAAaccttttcatttgttattttaagcTTATGTTGAACTATtcttgtacatacagtacattggACATACATTACTGAATGAAAAGGCTTTCTGTAACCACATGTACAtgtctaaaacagtttatttgagAAATATATCTAACCAACTTAATCTAACTGCAATAAAGACAGTAAACAATGCGTGAGAGTCGCAGTGCTCTGTTTTCAACTCCTCCCTTGACTTCAAGCGGCAAATCTCGATGATCGGTATTCGATATTCGGTAAGACGCACAGTATGCTTCCTTTACATATTTAGTATTTTGTACAAGCTACACCTTTAggtatattttaaattatgaattaagACATGTAGTGCCTTTATGatccctttttttgtttgttttatttttcttgtgaGGACATCCCCACTTCTTCTGATCTGTTCGGAAATTTTGCCTCCAGGTTCCCAGAAGCACACATACTCAGAGTGCAACATTACAGAAATGAGAGTACATTAGGATTAAACGTGACGTAAAGAGGCTGACTGATAGGGTGTCACGACTGGGTCATATCATCATACCACGCGAGGGGTCCGATTTATCGACTGTTTACCCGAACACAAACATACAGCGAACATTGATTAAATCAGTTAATGTGTGCTTTACAACATAAAGGGCCAGGGTTTTCTCTTGTTTCGATATGCATAAAAAACGGGACAGAAGGCAGAGCGAGAGGGAGGAAGAGGATGGGTCAGATTCAGGGCTGTAAGATGCGATgcgatgtgatgtgatgtgacagGGCAGCCTGGAAGATACGAGTGGCCCCTCAGTGACTTCACTGCGCTTTGCAAACAAACCTAAATTTGGTGAAGCCAGAAGGGCAGGTTTTTATAAAAGTAGAATCACACTTTCTGTTCAGCAATAGAAGCTTGTTTATGAGCTGTTTGTCAAAAATAActattcataattaataattagtCATAAATTCATCTTCAGCTGTTGATGTCAGAAGGGTCTCCTTTCTGTTTTCTTCCCCTTTACTGAATCATAACTACATTTCTTATTCTTTTGCTCTCTTTCAAGCACTGCTATTTTCTTTAGGAAATACAAATCTAGCTGCTATTGGTTGGCTGTATGGGCATTGTCAATGAGATGATTAGGGTATTGGCTCTTCATTGGTCATGATTGCACTTGGCCTGTAGGTGGCGCTCTGGCCTTGTGTGAACGGAAACCTGTTGCTTGTGTCTCCCCTCATGAGTCTGATTCTTCTCGCCATGATTCTTTCAGCATGAAGTGCTTGATTTTAAGAAAACCGCAGTGGTATTGAGTTGGTTGATGCTTGTTTACTTCTTGAGCTGTTCACATGATTTACTCAGTTCTCACTTAATAGTGTTCAGTTTCACTAAAACCACCCATAAATATTCCTTTATTTACATCAGTTTAAAAGAATAGGGCACATATTTGGTGCCCTGGTATTTGCACAGCTACTATACACTAAAAATCCCATTAGAAGGAATTATTATATGTTTCATaaacaatatcaaacataaaaAGGCAAATCCAAATTTATTACAAAATCACCCCTGCCTACAAACCAACATTTgatcataaaatgtaatatagGCTTAATTTACAAtcctgttttcattattattattattattattattattattattattattttattttaagcgaTTTAAATTAGGATTTTCTTGAAGATTTTCAAACCATATTTTGCACCCTGTTTATGTAAAGTGTCTTCCTGTCAAGTGTTGTACAAAAATCAAACTAGAGCTTGGCAGTCACCGATGGGATGCGATTGGGATTTTGTTGTGCACGCAATGGTACAGACAGTATGTCACAGTCTTTAAAAGATGCTGGCTGGGACAGAGGAAGATATCTAGACAGGGACAGACCGGCCCTGTGTCCCGATGGCAACGTCACAGGAAGCAACGTCTGGCCCGGCACGCAGTGGTACACTCACCAGACAGCTGTGACTCATGAGAGAAAGAGACATAGACACACAGTGAGCAGGTGATGGATGAAAAATATTGTCATGTTAACTGTGATTTATTGTGATTCTCAATAGGGAACAAAACAGGAAGTCCCAGCcgactag includes these proteins:
- the shtn2 gene encoding shootin-1, encoding MWNLEADERISDVEEENILSSEDERDIECDILEKERDEANEKLSRMEEASAQLLKELDVLEMQFQIERSCRETAEAFALKVNKDFKVLKRQSQAILPLIPEMPENFSILNLDPEADPSSELVSEEESGEDPLLMSQNQIRELQSSVDRLLGEKIQLTAQVELLKKEKEDLKDKLVLEVGEKEALLRKFSKQSRTVNKMKRVSQLVTEEFTEMSQKLEIEQGLRQHAEVFAHQMLVKQQEIQRQIQNAETEKQLKQALSQVTEISKALEEIRLCYQNQISQTAAQDLNSLSDLAAVRTKLEISEKEKSEIEIQLKDSQQSVNALQEEIKLLKNKQREMEQLSSIQSNQSNQLNETNENSADPPSLLPPPPPPPPPPPPPPPPPPPPPPSSSAVTDPLTALRNRKKGGNNTTQTANPAITEDVKSRAVDEMMERIKKGIILKPILRTPQAVSEDENAWKEQRSENRKSAVLELQGMLDCMRRSGPRRVESKKRFSRNVGEAELQMVLQRRRRAMGDEKGSPPSPSNPKDPPAAVSVSSSLPWSGESGSAPVLRRLQQNREKRISRIKASESIIWEEK